In Helianthus annuus cultivar XRQ/B chromosome 8, HanXRQr2.0-SUNRISE, whole genome shotgun sequence, a single genomic region encodes these proteins:
- the LOC110870029 gene encoding secreted RxLR effector protein 161-like produces MEQGLKLTHDEGGSRVDASQYRRLIGRLLYLQATRPDLAYSVNVLSQFVANPRQVHFDAANRVLRYLKNTTGQGILLPREGGTKLIAYYDLDWLGCPLTRKSRTGYLLLFGGGPVSWKSKKQSVVSRLSAEAEYRAMTSTVSEACHRVSGFPTFFI; encoded by the exons ATGGAACAAGGCCTGAAACTTACACACGATGAAGGGGGATCTCGTGTTGATGCTAGCCAATATCGACGTTTGATTGGGCGGCTTCTCTATCTTCAAGCCACTAGACCCGACCTTGCCTATTCGGTGAACGTGCTTAGCCAGTTTGTTGCTAATCCAAGACAGGTCCACTTTGATGCTGCTAATCGTGTCCTTCGCTACCTTAAAAACACCACGGGCCAAGGCATTTTATTACCAAGAGAAGGAGGAACTAAGTTAATTGCCTACTACGATTTGGACTGGTTAGGATGTCCTCTCACCAGAAAGTCTCGAACCGGGTATCTCCTTCTTTTTGGAGGAGGTCCAGTTTCTTGGAAATCCAAGAAACAATCGGTCGTCTCCCGTTTGTCTGCTGAAGCTGAATACCGTGCTATGACGTCTACAGTTAGTGAG gcttgtcatagagtgtcaggaTTTCCAACattctttatttag